ACGATGTTGCCTTGGTCGATGATCACGGCACGGGTGCATGCGGCATCGACTTCTTCGAGGATGTGGGTGGAAAATAGGATGGCCTTGTTTTCGCCCAGGCGTTTGATGAGTTGGCGGACCTCGTGCTTCTGGTTGGGATCAAGGCCGTCGGTGGGCTCGTCGAGTATCAGTACCGGGGGATCGTGGAGCAGTGACTGCGCCAGACAAGTGCGGTGGCGGTAGCCCTTGGACAGGGTGCCTATCGATTGCGGTGCAACATTTTCCAGGAAACAGGTTTCGATCACGTCATCAATGGCTTGTTTTCCAGCCTTCCCTTTGAGACCGCGCATGGAGGCACAGAATTTCAGAAAATCGCGCACGGTCATGTCGTTGTAGAGCGGGGCGGATTCCGGGAGGTATCCAATGTGGCTTTTCGCCTGTTTGGGATCGTCCACCACCGAGGTGCCGCAGATATGGGCATCGCCACTGCTGGGAGAGATGAAACCTGTGACCATACGCATGGTCGTGGATTTTCCTGCGCCGTTAGGCCCGAGAAATCCAAGGACTTCTCCTTTTTCGACAGTGAATGAGAGGTTGTTGACGACGGTTTTAGAGCCGAAGTGTTTACTGAGATTGCTGACTTCAATCATGACGTTGTAGGTGGGTGCACACGCGGTAAAGCGTAGCGACAGCGAGGAATTTTCAATAACCTGGTTATTTTTCAAGGGGAAAATTTACGGATCAACGAATCGTGGTGAACTCTGGCAGCTGTATAGCGTGCGGGAAGCCACCCATCCATTCCAACCATGGCAAGATGTGCTTGGTTTAGGCTTGTTTGCGCAGAGCCAAATATCGGGCGGCGGACTAGTTTGCCCGCGAATGTTAGCCACCATATCCCAACCAATGACGCTTTTTGCCCTTTTGCTGACCCTGATGTTGAGTTTGATCCCGGCCTGTGCCGGTTCCGGACAAGCTGTCCAGGACGTGGGGGAGCGTCGCAACAACGGCTCGTTTTCAGGTCGGGTCCTCTATCTGGGCATGTATCGCGACTATGACAATGGCAATCACGGTGACGCAACCACCCTTGGCTTCCAGCTCAATTACAGCACACCGGGCTGGGCCGGGCTGGATGCGCATTGGGGTTACAACTATGCCGGCACCTTGTTTTGTGACGGCAATACCGGCTTGCTCTGTAATGACGATATCAACGTCCTGAACGAGGCCTGGCTGCGGTATAGCTTCAGC
The Akkermansiaceae bacterium DNA segment above includes these coding regions:
- a CDS encoding ATP-binding cassette domain-containing protein; translated protein: MIEVSNLSKHFGSKTVVNNLSFTVEKGEVLGFLGPNGAGKSTTMRMVTGFISPSSGDAHICGTSVVDDPKQAKSHIGYLPESAPLYNDMTVRDFLKFCASMRGLKGKAGKQAIDDVIETCFLENVAPQSIGTLSKGYRHRTCLAQSLLHDPPVLILDEPTDGLDPNQKHEVRQLIKRLGENKAILFSTHILEEVDAACTRAVIIDQGNIVADGTPAELRAQSGTDSLQDLFRNLTTKETESQ